In the genome of Piliocolobus tephrosceles isolate RC106 chromosome 20, ASM277652v3, whole genome shotgun sequence, one region contains:
- the LOC111534636 gene encoding putative testis-specific Y-encoded-like protein 3, with product MADERAGTPEAAARPPPCPAREGDAHTIPAAQAREAGGRRSLHPAAGPGTAFLCPWRGEAASAATTPSLVNGRVRDEAPETCGSEGLGARAGSGEKAEDATMEEGAIFQEEPAEEVEKQQVGEKLVGEENQEVGAEAQEGPGLLNLGALIVDPLEAVSAQTDRAYLRLERRFRRMHRLHLARRSFIIQNIPGFWVTAFLNHPQLSAMISLRDEEILCYLMNLEVRELRHSRTGCKFKFRFWSNPYFQNKVIMKEYECRASGRVVSVATRIRWHRGQEPPALVHRNRDTVRSFFSWFSQHSLPEADRVAQIIKDDLWPNPLQYYLLGDRPCRARGGLARWPTEAPSRPYGFQSG from the coding sequence ATGGCGGACGAGAGGGCGGGGACTCCGGAAGCCGCGGCGCGCCCGCCGCCCTGCCCTGCCCGGGAGGGGGACGCGCACACGATCCCCGCGGCCCAGGCCCGAGAAGCTGGGGGGCGCAGGTCCCTCCACCCCGCAGCGGGCCCCGGGACCGCCTTCCTTTGCCCCTGGCGCGGGGAAGCGGCCTCCGCGGCGACTACTCCGAGCCTGGTAAACGGCCGGGTCCGGGACGAAGCCCCAGAAACCTGTGGTTCAGAGGGGCTAGGGGCTCGGGCGGGATCCGGCGAGAAGGCCGAGGACGCGACCATGGAGGAGGGCGCCATCTTCCAGGAGGAGCCAGCGGAGGAGGTGGAGAAGCAGCAGGTGGGGGAAAAGCTGGTGGGGGAGGAGAACCAGGAGGTGGGAGCGGAGGCCCAGGAGGGCCCGGGGCTCCTGAACCTTGGTGCCCTAATTGTGGACCCACTGGAGGCCGTGAGCGCCCAGACCGACAGGGCCTACCTCCGCCTCGAGCGCAGGTTTCGACGGATGCACAGGTTGCACCTTGCCCGTAGGAGCTTCATCATCCAGAATATTCCCGGCTTCTGGGTCACCGCCTTCCTGAACCACCCGCAGCTGTCAGCCATGATCAGCCTTCGAGATGAAGAAATCCTCTGCTACCTGATGAATTTGGAGGTGAGGGAGCTCAGGCACTCCAGGACAGGTTGCAAATTCAAGTTCCGCTTTTGGAGCAACCCCTACTTCCAGAACAAGGTGATAATGAAGGAGTATGAATGCAGAGCCTCAGGCCGAGTGGTGTCGGTTGCGACTCGCATCCGATGGCACCGGGGCCAGGAACCCCCGGCCCTCGTACACAGGAACCGGGACACTGTCCGAAGCTTCTTCAGCTGGTTTTCACAGCACAGCCTCCCAGAGGCCGACAGGGTTGCCCAGATTATTAAAGATGACCTGTGGCCCAACCCCCTGCAGTACTACCTGCTGGGGGATAGGCCCTGCAGAGCCAGGGGAGGCCTTGCAAGGTGGCCCACGGAGGCCCCTTCTAGGCCCTACGGGTTCCAGTCTGGCTAA